In Streptobacillus moniliformis DSM 12112, a single genomic region encodes these proteins:
- a CDS encoding coiled-coil domain-containing protein, with translation MKFTYKEYMALKGIKSRNTLKKYVREGSVKEVKGEDGKLYIIDTQIDTSLIPFETQSIKSAPKIDSQNDIIKLLNFETENQNKKIKELEQEIKILNIQLENKNNFISRMEEEIKEDKLNYQRLFEQISETNKTYQLLLENKKNKKWYQIWK, from the coding sequence ATGAAATTTACATATAAAGAATATATGGCTTTAAAGGGTATAAAATCTAGGAATACACTAAAAAAATATGTTAGAGAAGGAAGTGTCAAAGAAGTAAAAGGAGAAGATGGTAAATTATATATAATTGATACTCAAATTGATACTTCATTAATACCTTTTGAAACTCAAAGTATCAAAAGTGCCCCCAAAATTGATAGTCAAAATGATATAATTAAATTATTAAATTTTGAAACTGAAAATCAAAATAAAAAAATTAAAGAATTAGAACAAGAAATAAAAATATTAAATATACAATTAGAAAATAAAAATAATTTTATTTCAAGAATGGAAGAAGAAATAAAAGAAGATAAATTAAATTATCAAAGATTATTTGAGCAAATTTCAGAAACTAATAAAACATATCAATTATTGTTAGAAAATAAAAAAAATAAAAAATGGTATCAAATTTGGAAATAA